The region CACATGTCTGCTCTATGAATTTATGAAAGTGACTATCGGGCTTCGGATCCAAATCCAGCACAGAGAGCTTCGTTAGAAAGTGATGACCCAGCAGGGAGACGAGCCACGGCTGCAGCAGTTCAGCTCTAAGGCTACGCGAGCTGCGGCAAAAGGATTGGGAATTGTATTACGATTACCAGAAACCGCTCCACTGTGCGGATGATACTTACTCCTGGTCAGCGCCACCATCCGACTCGCAGTCGATTTTCACTTCCTGGAACGTCAACATAATCGAGCAGTCCAAGGCCGTGGCTCCCAGCAAGTACGCCTGCTCCGGCTGGAGTTCATCGGTGTCCGGCAGGGCCAGCAGTCCTCTGAGCGCGTCATACGTGGGCCGCGAGTGCCGGGCGTAGTTGGCTCGCCACATATAATCGAAGTGGTGCTGCAAATGCCAAGAAACGTTaccttccgctaagccacttGGCTGCCACTTGCTCCACGGGCCATTTAGCCGCCTTTTCGAGTCCACTTCAGTACGGGCCTCGCCTGCCGCCCCTCTTGCCTGTCAAATGGCAAAAGCCATGAGAAAAAGACAACTGAGACTCCGGCTATCTGCCATGGTCGGCTATGAAAATAAACAAGAGGCGGGGCAGACAGTCAGCGGCTACCGTACTGCGGGGACTGAGGGGGCACTGAACGGGGACCGAGCGGGGGCTAGCTTACCTTTACCAGCAATtgcaaattcaaaattttttgCAACACACAATTTTTTGGTAAGCGAAATATTTCCGCTTTGTTGATTTGTTCTTCACGTTGATTCTCATTTTCATTCTGATTCTGGTTCTCATtccgacttgtactcggaGTTGGCtgtgtttccgtttccgtttttgTTTCCGTTTGAGTTGCCACTGCCAACACATTGCCGCACTGTTGTTGGCTTACTGCTCCTGCAGTTGTTTCCACTTCTATTTGGGTTGGCTGTGTGTACCTTTGGGTCGTTGGTTTTTCAGCAGCTGCTCTTGTCCTCCTGGAGGATTGACCAGCATTGACAGAGTCAGAATGCCACttttcggcatcggcatcctCCGCCCTGGCAACATTAGCGGCGCCAATTCCAGCAGCTACAACAGCTCCAGCTTTTGTCTCCATTTCCCCAATTGAAACGCGACTCTGGCTTTGACTCTGGCTGCCACTGCGGTCCCGGTCGCAGCTATGCGCTGCACTCACCCCACCGCTGTATTCCCTGAGCAGGCAGGCTACCAGCAAATGTTTTATAAGCACCATAATTTCACTGGAGAATTTCAGAGATTTTatggcgatggcaatggcgatggcgatggcgttCGTGTTGGCGTTGCCATTGGaacaattttgtttgtttgaattttcaatgcgcattcccattcccgttcccatttTGTGTGGTCGTTGTCAACGTTGTGCCAAAAGGTGTTGAGACGACGCAGCCACAGAGAACGGCAGGAAGATAGAAGTTTGGGGAATAAGTGAGAAAAAGCTGGGAGGCTAGGCTAGTCGGGGGAATGAGAATGCAACCAGGAGTAAGGCAACGGCAATTTCGGCATTTGGCACTCGAGAATTTgtgtttggcttttgctttctgcattatttattgaatatttgcGAATTCGCCGAATTTTGGAAGACTTTCCTTCTCTGGCTAGCTCTTGTTATGGAAATTAATGTCAACGGGCAGGGAATAAGCCAAAGAGAATGTAATTATATGAaaagataaaatatttttcaatgaaTGATTGAAGTAGAATCCAgaataaaaagtaaaagagTAAAAAGAAGAAGATATGCTGCGTcgaaatgaatggaaatttGAAAGGATAATGCGAGGAAAGCCACCAAAGGAGACCTATCTTTGCAATTCGAgcagacttttattttatgagTGTTAAATGTGACCTTTGACTTGTCGGCGTATAGGAACACGTACATTTCTTCTGCCTGTCATGCGAGAGTTGTCATTCTCTCTGCCCATCAATTTCCCTTGGCATTCTCATCACTCAGGATGGGGCTGACTTACCCGGGAAAGACACGCGAGTGCAATTCATCGAAGGAAATCGAATTCGCGTGATcgccataaattaaattgccGTCCTGAAACACacgtaaattattttgtggGCAGGCGAGAAGTGCATGCAGGGCATCAAGCATACGACTGGGTGCGCTAAAAAGAATATGGaggaaaaacaatgaaaacagATCACAGCATGAAAAGCCGTTTATCCGCGTACGGTGCGAATCATAACTCTAAGGATTCAAGAGTAAGTCTTGCTAAAGCATATTTGTTTCGACTATAAGCAAGTAATTCATCAAATATGTACGTCACGAATCGAGCTCACACTTGAGTCAACATTTTCATTAATTCATGAATAGACGATTTTATTAGTTTAAGCATTTTGTTAGTTGATTTATAGACTATGAAGGGATATTGAATGGGAGTCTTGATTTATCTATGCGGTTATCCGaaataaatcaaatcgaatatactAGTACGTAAAATGGTATCCAATCTAAGATGAATGTTTAATTTAACTGTGGTAGCACTTtcgtatttattatttactctTTACAAGGAACTGTGGTTTCACGAGTTGCCACTATAGTTGCGGCACGCACCGGCCTGTTCATATGCATAATACTATTAAAACTtatgcatgcatgtatgtacatatgggatATATAAAAGATGCTGGCAGACAAAAGAGGAGCAAAAGGAACGGCAACAATTTTCGTGGGGCCATAAAGGAGGTTGCAATGGTGGATGGTAAAGCTTTCGCTATAGAAATGGAAGGGGAGGTGTGGAAAGTGGCAAGTGGGAAGCGGAGGCGTAGCAGGCGGTAAACCGGAATGAAAGCGcaagcaaattgaattttgtgcACGGATGCACGCATGACTTGAAACAGCGGGCCGCAAATAAACGAATGAGGGGAGCGGAGACTGGTTTCGGATTGGGATTGCAGTTTAAGTGGACCAGACCTGGCTCAGGCCAGGACGAGGCCGAGGTCAGTCAGGGTCCTGGCatataataaaggaaaaagAATACAGAGCACACAAAAAGTGAACTTGGTGGAGCAGACAGGAAGGAGCAGGCACTAGCCGAAAGTGTTGGAATTATGAAGCACGACAGGACACGCAAATGGAGCAGATGGAAATTTATGACTCAATGTTCGTGCCAAAGAAGCGGCTGTTCCCTGCTCCTGGGTCCCTGCTTCCCACAGGAGATTCGATGACATACCCGGAGAATAACTCTAGAGGACAGTAGTCGCCCAAT is a window of Drosophila pseudoobscura strain MV-25-SWS-2005 chromosome 3, UCI_Dpse_MV25, whole genome shotgun sequence DNA encoding:
- the Ipk1 gene encoding inositol-pentakisphosphate 2-kinase isoform X1, yielding MTAVPAAPSAAPTAQAPAKHWHQSAKTLNALLDLPAEMELRQIELIYRAEGNANLVLALPQFKKVLRLPKMISSRQQPPPQQQQQKQAEGAEETEEIVRPEEQSDPTAGARARASTVKAGDLTMPDFMAYIGIMCRLLGNEFVCGADIVAIPKEDDRFWINEHIRAHRPVARLDKEFVGPFGLLLPDVTQLPATLDVLLGNLQAKGTTGDGTGAAGTGAGPTATARAGTRGVHRLGDTYAIEIKPKQGWHQLASDVNDLFDLMPAGAETMPKRSRGEKDQEAVGVEKATQGKCRCRYCGMQLLKLRNGKIKRLGDYCPLELFSGAPSRMLDALHALLACPQNNLRVFQDGNLIYGDHANSISFDELHSRVFPGEIMVLIKHLLVACLLREYSGGVSAAHSCDRDRSGSQSQSQSRVSIGEMETKAGAVVAAGIGAANVARAEDADAEKWHSDSVNAGQSSRRTRAAAEKPTTQRYTQPTQIEVETTAGAVSQQQCGNVLAVATQTETKTETETQPTPSTSRNENQNQNENENQREEQINKAEIFRLPKNCVLQKILNLQLLVKHHFDYMWRANYARHSRPTYDALRGLLALPDTDELQPEQAYLLGATALDCSIMLTFQEVKIDCESDGGADQDSRSLRAELLQPWLVSLLGHHFLTKLSVLDLDPKPDSHFHKFIEQTCEIEKCCRALN